The Nodosilinea sp. PGN35 genomic sequence GAGGGCCAGCGGTTTGTGCCCCTGGAGGCCCACGGTATCAAGCTGATGTCCGTCGGGCTGCTGGCCAAAGGCGACCACCCGTTGGCCTGGCGCGGGCCGGTGATGCACAAAATTCTCACCCAGTTTCTCCACGAGGTGGACTGGGGCCAGCTAGACTACCTGCTGATCGACCTGCCCCCCGGCACGGGCGACGCGCAGATTACCATCGTGCAAGAAAGCCCGATCTGCGGCGTGGTGATGGTGACAACGCCCCAGCAGGTGGCCGTCTCTGACGTGCGCCGCAGTGTGCACATGTTTCGCCAGGTGGGGGTGCCGGTGCTGGGCCTGGTCGAAAATATGAGCTACCTGCTCTGCGGCCACTGCGGCGAACCCACACCCATCTTTGGCAGCGGCGGCGGGGCCCAGATTGCCACCGAGCTCTCGGTGCCGCTGTGGGGGCAGGTGCCCATCGACCCCCGCATCTGCGAACAGGGCGACGCGGGCGTGCCCCTGCCGCTGAAGCTGCCCGATGCCCCCCTGAGCCAGATTTTTGGCCAGATTGCCCTGGGGCTGAATGCGACCTTTGGGGTGGCGACAGCGGAGCTGGCAGCGGTTTGTTCAGGAAGTCGGGAAGGTGGGGAGGTGGGGAGGGTGAGGAAGGTGGGGTAATTATGAACTCCCCTATCCCCCAATCTTCCCCATCCCCCAATCTCCTCCATACAAAACGACCTATGGACATCAG encodes the following:
- a CDS encoding Mrp/NBP35 family ATP-binding protein, whose amino-acid sequence is MSSHSSPFHRAAEAPAEVAPSAEAIARKAEVIAQLKTLREPTLGNNLVSLGMVRNLQVVDDYVYLRLYVGRHQLDLQQRVQETLGQLPWCKKAYAQLCTIPGVRTTLAVSSGKGGVGKSTTAVNLAAALAQTGAKVGLLDADIYGPNLPQMLGLGHSEVQVIDTPEGQRFVPLEAHGIKLMSVGLLAKGDHPLAWRGPVMHKILTQFLHEVDWGQLDYLLIDLPPGTGDAQITIVQESPICGVVMVTTPQQVAVSDVRRSVHMFRQVGVPVLGLVENMSYLLCGHCGEPTPIFGSGGGAQIATELSVPLWGQVPIDPRICEQGDAGVPLPLKLPDAPLSQIFGQIALGLNATFGVATAELAAVCSGSREGGEVGRVRKVG